In the Paenibacillus sp. FSL R7-0337 genome, GTCCAAGAGAGTGAAGAACACTTCCATACACTGAACCGACATTCAGAATCTCCCCTTAATGAAACAGCTTAGCATTCAATGTATCATGAATGCTAAGCTGTTTGCGATTGGGGATAATCTGCTGCTAATCGTATTACGCTTTTATCATTTACTTTTCAGACAATAATTGATCAATTAGACGAATAATGATCGTGATGCTCGCGTTACACAGTGTTGGCGGCACATCCGAATAACTTACATGCGGTGCTTGCTGCTATAGTCAACGATGGATTGGACAGTCTTCCAGAGTATCATTAGGCAGACCCAATTCGGCTTAATGCTAACAAAAAAACGAACACTATTTTTATATTTTCCTTATTTTAGCATATGTTGGTACAATTATTACTGTTCATTCCCCATTTATGTGGAGGTGACAATTACAAAGAAGACCAGTTGGCGTTTAAAAATGCACTTTAAAATTATGAATGAGGTGACCGAGAATGCTAGAACAAAGAGAAATGATACAAATAAACAAAAGTGGATGGGATAAAGTCGCTGATCAATTTTTCGAAGGCTCGTTTGATATTCTTGACTATGGTGATTATGCGCCAACGGAGGAAGAATTACATTTACTTGGACAAATTGAAGATAGCATTATTTTAGAAGTGGGTTGTGGTAGTGGGCATACCTTAGAATATCTCGCTAAACGTGGAGCACGAGAGTTGTGGGGTGTAGATCTATCCAGCTCACAAATAAATACAGCAAAAGAAGTTGTTTCAAACCTAGGCACTCCAGTCACCTTTATTGAATCACCGATGGAAGATATTCCGGGTCTTCCAGATAGCTATTTTGATAAAGCCGTCTCCATATATGCACTCGGTTGGACGGTAAATTTACAAAAGACGTTAAGCAATATTCATAGAAGCCTGAAGTTAGGCGGTACTTTGGTCTTTAGCTGGGAACATCCTGTACACAGTGTTGTTGAATACGCGAATGAACAATTAAGGTTTAGGCGTTCTTATGTAATTGAGGGTTTTGAAAAACATGATTCTTGGAGGGGCACACCGATAGTTATGCAATATCGAAAGGTAAGCACTTTTATTAACGAGCTTATAAATGCTGGATTTGTTATTGACAAGATAATTGAAGATTCAACATTCGATGATAATGATACAAGTAATTCAAGTAAGTGGTACTCTAATGCAAAGGCAAGAATGATACCATCTACTTTGATTATCAAATGTCATAAAGTCTAAGTTTTACCACTATTTATAATTCGGTTCACCGTAACCTTTCCCGCAGAAGCCCGTTTACGCATCGTTCCGGCCGGAGTGTGATTACCCTGCTCCTATCGTCGATATGCTGTAAATATAGGCTCCTGCGAGCTTTTCTTCGAATGACTGTCTTTCAACCTACCTACACAATCTCTTTATTAAAATGGCCTCTTGTGTCTGTTTCCTGATTGAACACAGCATGATTCATTGAGCCATTCAATTTGCCTAAGGCCATATGAATGACGTTCACAACCTGCTCTTTAGATTCAACGGTGAAGTTTAACCGGAGCGCCTCGATTCCTTTGAGGTTCGCCAGCTCATCTAGAAGATTAAGCGTCTTCCCATTAAGAATAATCGCTGTACAATCCTCATGGGAAAGGATAGGGAACGTTGCTTGCTCATCTTTTAACTCATAGCTCTTCGTTCTGCAAATTCTGCATTGATTCATTTTTCGCATCGGACAATATTTGGTGAACATCAATGGAGCTCTGCCATACACAATCATCTCCAGCGCAGGAGAACCGTCATTTTCTTCAACATAAGCATTCATTAAATCTTCAATTTGGCTCTTATTCATTTCATAAGATAAAGTGACTCGCTTAGCACCTAATTTATATAGTTCATAGCAGCTAGTAGCATTAATAACATTTAGAGAATAGTCCGTAACGAACGGATTGGTTCCTCGGTAGTGATGAATTCCGCCATATCCTCCGATCAGCAGCTGCCCTTCTTTTTCCTGATAATCATTCTGATTTCTTCTAACCACATTGTCAAAATAGATTTCCGTAATTCCACAGCTCACGCAAGCATCATACTGTTCCTGAGTCGTTACAGAAGCCGTGAGGTATGGTTGTACAGGGGCAAAGCTTATTTTTTCTTTGGCTTCCACAGTCTTGGTTCTTTTCTTCTGGCTGTTAAGCTTTAAATCATATAAGCCCAGTACAATTTCTCTTCTTGCTGCATTTAACAGTTTGGCTGGAATAAACGCATTGCCTTCCTCATAATCGACCTTATTGAGTTCGAATATCGTATCATTTAATCTGGAGAATTGCTTGATGACCTGGTCTTTGGTGGTTGGATTATTAATGGCTTCGCCTAATATTTCCTCACTTTCATAGGAATAATTAAAACCAAAGCCCTCCGCCTCTATGACAAGCTTTGAATCTGGATATGCATATACGCTAATATCTAGGTCAAACCGCTTAAATTCTTTTTCCAGTGAGGCTTCTAATTCCTTGTGGTAGAAATAATCCTTCGTTTTATAGACTACATCTCCCGCAGACATCTTTTCTTTGACTTTGATATAGCAGACATCATCTGCTGTGTTGATTAAGTCACCGTCTTTGTTGTATAGCTTGGCAACCGTCAAATTAACATCTTCATTGTCATGATTTATCCGGATGGTGTCGTTTTGATTTAAAGTACGTGTAAGTGTGATTTCATACCTGTCCTTCTCAACCCTGCTAATGGTTCCAATCTCATAACCAAAGTGATTAGGTCTTGCGATGTTTGTAATATTCCTCCGGTCCTCGTGGAACAAATATCCTTTGGTAAAGGTGCGATTGAATGTCTTCTTCAGATTTTCTTTATCTGCTTCAGTGATTTTATGATCTAAGGCCATACGATATTTGGATACCACATTAGCCACATACGTAGGCACTTTCATTCGGCCTTCTATTTTTAAAGAATCGATTTCTTTTAGATCATGAATGTAATCAATTGTGTTCAAGTCCTTAGTGGATAAAATATAGCTTTTGCCTAAAGATGTACCTGTTGTCTGATCCATCAGATCGTATTCCTTACGGCAGGAACCCACACATCTTCCGCGATTTGCGCACCGAAAGCCGCTTAATCCTGACATTAGACAGTTTCCCGAATAAGATACACATAACGCACCGTGAACGAAGATTTCTAAAGGGATGTCAGCTACTCTTTTGATCTCTTTGACTGTTTCAATCTTAACCTCACGGGACAGAACCACTCTTTTCGCGCCAAGTTCTTTGAATAATAAAGTTCCGTCTACATCGTCAATTCCCATCTGAGTGGAACAATGTGCTTCCAGATCAGTAAAGTTTTTAACAATATAATCAAACGCCGTCAGGTCCTGGACGATAATGCCATCCACACCGATTTCATTTAATTCGCGGATCTGCTCTTTCATCTCTTCCACTTCGTTCTCGAACACGATGGTATTCATGGCAACATAGATTTTAACATCCCTCAGGTGCGCATACGTAACAGCCTCATTTAACGTTTCCAAGTCAAAATTAGAGGAGTATGCGCGTGCACCAAATTTTTGCATGCCTAAGTATACTGCATCACAACCATTGGATATTGCAGCTTTCAAAGCTTCCATACTGCCTGCTGGCGCTAATAATTCAGTCATAAATGATCCTTACCTCCTGCTTCAATAACCGCTCAAATTCAGCACCATTAATCATAAAATAAGAGCTGCAACTTAAGCTACGGCAAAAAGCACAAGCGAGTGGCTTGTGCATGATTCTTGCGGGGCTTATTTATTGAGCTGCCTGGTTAAGGGCGCTTAAGAATATCTCAACGGGCTGTGCGCCGGAAACTGCATATTTTCTGTCAATGACAAAGAAAGGGGCTCCTGTTATTCCTAACTGTTTGGCTGTGGCTTCATCTGAACGCACTTCGTTAGCATATTTGGATGGGTCCTGAAGAACTGCCTTTGTCTCGTCCCTGTTCATTCCAACGGATTCTGCAATATCTGCTAATGTATCATGATCGCTAATCAGCTTGGCTTCCGTGTAATACGAATAGAACAGCTTCTCGGATAATTCCTTATCTTTACCAACCGATTTGGCATATTGGGTTAGACGATGAGCATCAAACGTATTGGTAGGC is a window encoding:
- a CDS encoding class I SAM-dependent methyltransferase gives rise to the protein MLEQREMIQINKSGWDKVADQFFEGSFDILDYGDYAPTEEELHLLGQIEDSIILEVGCGSGHTLEYLAKRGARELWGVDLSSSQINTAKEVVSNLGTPVTFIESPMEDIPGLPDSYFDKAVSIYALGWTVNLQKTLSNIHRSLKLGGTLVFSWEHPVHSVVEYANEQLRFRRSYVIEGFEKHDSWRGTPIVMQYRKVSTFINELINAGFVIDKIIEDSTFDDNDTSNSSKWYSNAKARMIPSTLIIKCHKV
- a CDS encoding U32 family peptidase, with amino-acid sequence MTELLAPAGSMEALKAAISNGCDAVYLGMQKFGARAYSSNFDLETLNEAVTYAHLRDVKIYVAMNTIVFENEVEEMKEQIRELNEIGVDGIIVQDLTAFDYIVKNFTDLEAHCSTQMGIDDVDGTLLFKELGAKRVVLSREVKIETVKEIKRVADIPLEIFVHGALCVSYSGNCLMSGLSGFRCANRGRCVGSCRKEYDLMDQTTGTSLGKSYILSTKDLNTIDYIHDLKEIDSLKIEGRMKVPTYVANVVSKYRMALDHKITEADKENLKKTFNRTFTKGYLFHEDRRNITNIARPNHFGYEIGTISRVEKDRYEITLTRTLNQNDTIRINHDNEDVNLTVAKLYNKDGDLINTADDVCYIKVKEKMSAGDVVYKTKDYFYHKELEASLEKEFKRFDLDISVYAYPDSKLVIEAEGFGFNYSYESEEILGEAINNPTTKDQVIKQFSRLNDTIFELNKVDYEEGNAFIPAKLLNAARREIVLGLYDLKLNSQKKRTKTVEAKEKISFAPVQPYLTASVTTQEQYDACVSCGITEIYFDNVVRRNQNDYQEKEGQLLIGGYGGIHHYRGTNPFVTDYSLNVINATSCYELYKLGAKRVTLSYEMNKSQIEDLMNAYVEENDGSPALEMIVYGRAPLMFTKYCPMRKMNQCRICRTKSYELKDEQATFPILSHEDCTAIILNGKTLNLLDELANLKGIEALRLNFTVESKEQVVNVIHMALGKLNGSMNHAVFNQETDTRGHFNKEIV
- a CDS encoding DsbA family oxidoreductase translates to MKIEIWSDYVCPFCYIGKRRLESALEQFAHQNEVVIEYRSFELNPQASLYSGKNMHQMASEKHGVSIEQAKEANAKLGQQAAMMGLVYNFDGMKPTNTFDAHRLTQYAKSVGKDKELSEKLFYSYYTEAKLISDHDTLADIAESVGMNRDETKAVLQDPSKYANEVRSDEATAKQLGITGAPFFVIDRKYAVSGAQPVEIFLSALNQAAQ